One Sphaerisporangium krabiense DNA segment encodes these proteins:
- a CDS encoding MerR family transcriptional regulator produces MLIGEVARRSGVSARMLRHYDALGLVRPTGRTEGGYREYSGEDIQRIFHIESLRSLGLSLREVGRALDESGFTPSELVADLIRRTRERIAAETELLTRLRRIGAAEPAGWEDVLQIIALLQGLGSESAGRRQRAALSSVGEVSVPVEALVEAALSETDPNVAGALRWALAQSGDGGLALLAQGLGSPAAEVRKRAVQSIAEIPDGAATALLRDALTNADLVVRRYAALALGGRGVADAVPTLVDMIVDGANDADAADALSALAHDPALADQIATRLVHRLGDGAIEPSARRRLTQALADVPGTTTSRALADLSHDEDRAVALTATYILKLRDAR; encoded by the coding sequence GTGCTGATCGGCGAGGTGGCGCGGCGGTCCGGGGTCAGCGCGCGGATGCTCAGGCATTACGACGCGCTTGGGCTGGTGCGGCCGACCGGTCGTACCGAGGGCGGCTATCGGGAGTATTCCGGCGAGGACATTCAGCGGATCTTCCATATCGAGAGCCTGCGGTCGTTGGGGCTGTCACTGCGTGAAGTGGGGCGTGCGCTGGACGAATCCGGCTTCACGCCCTCGGAGCTCGTCGCCGACCTCATCCGCCGGACGAGAGAACGCATCGCGGCCGAGACGGAGCTGCTCACCCGGCTTCGGAGGATCGGCGCCGCGGAACCCGCCGGCTGGGAGGACGTCCTCCAGATCATCGCACTCCTCCAAGGCCTGGGATCGGAGAGCGCGGGCAGGCGTCAGCGCGCGGCGTTGTCCTCGGTCGGAGAGGTTTCCGTGCCGGTGGAAGCCTTGGTCGAGGCGGCGTTGAGTGAGACGGACCCGAACGTCGCCGGAGCCCTTCGATGGGCTCTGGCGCAGTCGGGCGATGGAGGATTGGCGTTGCTGGCGCAGGGTCTCGGCTCACCGGCGGCGGAGGTGCGGAAACGTGCCGTCCAGTCCATCGCCGAGATCCCGGACGGTGCGGCGACCGCGCTGCTGCGGGACGCCCTCACGAACGCCGACCTCGTGGTCCGCAGGTATGCGGCTCTGGCGCTCGGGGGACGGGGAGTGGCCGACGCGGTCCCGACGCTCGTCGACATGATCGTCGACGGGGCGAACGACGCCGATGCGGCCGATGCCCTGAGCGCGCTGGCGCATGATCCCGCGTTGGCGGACCAGATCGCCACCAGGCTCGTCCACCGCCTCGGCGATGGCGCCATAGAACCGTCCGCACGCCGACGGCTGACGCAGGCGCTCGCGGACGTCCCGGGGACCACGACGTCACGTGCCCTCGCGGATCTGTCACATGACGAAGACCGCGCCGTCGCGCTCACCGCGACGTACATTCTCAAGCTCCGCGACGCACGATGA
- a CDS encoding MFS transporter, whose translation MRYLRRKVSKERSAEKTMTPALWSVIVVTLLGYVGTAMPYPVFAPLFLGTDSAIARSGVLSPTMLFALLVAVYPLGTLIGSFYLGQLSDRVGRRKVILSTLIVGVFTNALAGYAILAENYGLLFLARFLTGVCEGNISVARAVVADLDLGAGKAVAFGYLSSAGYAGYLTGPLLGGFLSHLHFATPFFLAAGLCVLAAVACRASMPETRFRVEETPRRGSVSIWRAPGLVVALAIQFFITFTINIYHEFFPALMVEKWNATPEQIGYATIVATATMITLSVVGMRPILRRWNTGQLYFCSMLMLGFSIALFVVPDRLLALYPVFVVFGVSLAIFNSSSNAWLSDAYAYVEQGRLMGVIASMFFLSNIAAAMLGGVIADRSIALLMVLGGIIAVTAGLTFRVARSYRGVSGSGADQTVIE comes from the coding sequence ATGCGTTATTTGCGGCGAAAGGTCAGCAAAGAACGATCCGCTGAGAAAACGATGACCCCTGCGCTCTGGTCGGTCATTGTCGTGACCCTGCTCGGGTACGTGGGCACGGCGATGCCCTATCCGGTGTTCGCCCCTTTGTTCCTGGGGACGGATTCGGCGATCGCGCGGTCCGGCGTGCTGAGTCCGACCATGCTCTTCGCCCTGCTCGTGGCCGTTTATCCGTTGGGAACGCTCATCGGGAGCTTCTATCTCGGGCAGTTGTCCGATCGTGTGGGACGAAGAAAGGTCATCCTCTCCACCCTGATCGTGGGCGTGTTCACCAACGCGCTCGCCGGATACGCGATCCTCGCCGAGAACTACGGGTTGCTGTTCCTCGCGCGATTTCTCACAGGTGTCTGCGAAGGCAATATCAGTGTGGCGAGGGCGGTGGTGGCCGACCTTGATCTCGGGGCCGGTAAAGCGGTGGCCTTCGGCTACCTGAGTTCGGCCGGCTACGCGGGCTACCTGACGGGGCCGCTGCTCGGCGGATTCCTGTCACACCTGCACTTCGCCACGCCGTTCTTCCTCGCGGCGGGCCTGTGCGTGCTGGCCGCCGTCGCGTGCAGGGCCTCCATGCCAGAGACCCGGTTCCGGGTCGAGGAGACCCCTCGGCGGGGTTCGGTGTCGATCTGGAGGGCTCCCGGCCTGGTGGTGGCCCTCGCCATCCAGTTCTTCATCACGTTCACGATAAACATCTATCACGAGTTCTTTCCGGCGCTGATGGTGGAGAAGTGGAATGCGACGCCCGAGCAGATCGGCTATGCGACCATTGTCGCGACCGCCACGATGATCACCCTGAGCGTGGTCGGCATGCGGCCGATCCTGCGCAGGTGGAACACGGGGCAGTTGTACTTCTGCAGCATGCTGATGCTCGGTTTCAGCATCGCGCTCTTCGTGGTCCCGGACCGGCTGCTTGCCCTTTATCCGGTCTTCGTGGTGTTCGGTGTCTCGCTGGCCATATTCAACAGCAGCTCCAACGCGTGGCTGTCCGATGCGTACGCGTACGTCGAGCAGGGCAGGCTGATGGGCGTCATCGCGTCGATGTTCTTTCTCTCGAACATCGCCGCCGCCATGCTGGGCGGTGTCATCGCCGACCGCTCGATCGCACTGCTCATGGTTCTGGGCGGCATCATCGCGGTCACCGCCGGACTCACCTTCAGGGTCGCCCGCTCGTATCGGGGAGTGAGTGGGAGCGGGGCCGATCAGACGGTGATCGAATAA
- a CDS encoding class I SAM-dependent methyltransferase, whose amino-acid sequence MTRSSQSEITRRSNDYYRAGALDHERWAKIAELPDYDRVIAGFDWAKVLDAHRGKASAAILDCGCGIGYFPRRLHEKVSFPPHVVFDYDTLDPSSYSLTEHRKNLPPPFRARHSLNSGIEDFRPESWLGAYEIIWCMHSLYTVPRERLREVLSTLASLLTPDGTCFIYLPKKRSAYMALFDLYLEETGHERIQPYLTAEEVLSELTGPTPFTVATVDCDFDHWIDAAEPQTLATYLNQISLRPVRLTFDEWRRHAAFAPYLDEAFDPARSAWRFRQEMSLISFSRTTAREVR is encoded by the coding sequence ATGACCCGATCGTCGCAGAGCGAGATCACCCGTCGCAGCAACGACTACTACCGTGCGGGCGCGCTGGACCACGAGCGATGGGCGAAGATCGCCGAGTTACCCGACTACGACAGGGTCATCGCCGGCTTCGACTGGGCGAAGGTCCTCGACGCGCATCGCGGAAAAGCCTCCGCCGCCATTCTCGACTGCGGGTGCGGAATCGGATACTTCCCGCGCCGACTCCACGAGAAGGTCTCCTTCCCACCACACGTGGTATTCGACTACGACACCCTGGACCCGTCGTCCTATTCGCTCACCGAGCATCGGAAGAATCTGCCGCCCCCCTTCAGGGCGAGACACTCGCTCAACAGCGGTATCGAGGACTTCCGGCCGGAGTCGTGGCTCGGCGCCTACGAGATCATCTGGTGTATGCATTCCCTCTACACCGTGCCGCGTGAACGCCTGCGCGAAGTGCTGAGCACGCTGGCGTCGCTGCTCACCCCCGACGGCACGTGTTTCATTTATCTGCCGAAGAAGCGGTCGGCCTACATGGCCCTGTTCGACCTCTACCTGGAGGAAACGGGTCACGAGCGGATCCAGCCCTACCTGACCGCGGAGGAGGTTCTGTCGGAGCTGACGGGACCGACCCCCTTCACGGTGGCGACCGTCGACTGCGATTTCGACCACTGGATCGACGCGGCCGAGCCGCAGACGCTCGCCACCTATCTGAACCAGATCTCCCTGCGCCCGGTCCGGCTCACCTTCGACGAGTGGCGACGGCACGCCGCCTTCGCGCCCTACCTCGACGAGGCGTTCGACCCCGCACGGTCGGCGTGGCGCTTCCGGCAGGAGATGAGCCTGATCTCGTTCTCTCGAACGACGGCGAGGGAGGTCCGATGA
- a CDS encoding sulfotransferase-like domain-containing protein, whose product MKKIALWAIPRAVGTAFERVFLERDDTTVAHEIFMPAHYYSSHRASPRYDGTVAPKPEYEYEHIKRSIGRMTGRPILFLKEIAFHMRGVFEADFWADFTHTFIIRDPRVSIPSLYKLMPDATSEETGFACVKDIFDLVRDKYGTTPIVVNGDTFRRHPKETLESYCRLAGIPFQDTTTWRTGKVIPEWKQWEEWHAEALKSSGIFKPPPEPRSVDLPAHVEKMIADALPHYAEMNRYSITV is encoded by the coding sequence ATGAAGAAGATCGCCTTGTGGGCCATCCCCAGGGCCGTGGGCACGGCCTTCGAGCGTGTCTTCCTGGAGAGGGACGACACCACCGTCGCACACGAGATCTTCATGCCCGCGCACTACTACAGCAGCCACCGGGCCAGCCCACGGTACGACGGGACCGTCGCGCCGAAGCCGGAGTACGAGTACGAGCACATCAAGCGGAGCATCGGGCGGATGACCGGCCGGCCCATCCTCTTCCTGAAGGAGATCGCCTTCCACATGCGGGGCGTCTTCGAGGCGGACTTCTGGGCGGACTTCACCCACACCTTCATCATCCGCGACCCCCGGGTCTCGATACCGTCCCTCTACAAGCTCATGCCCGACGCCACTTCCGAAGAGACCGGCTTCGCGTGCGTCAAGGACATCTTCGACCTGGTGCGGGACAAGTATGGGACGACCCCGATCGTGGTCAACGGCGATACCTTCCGGCGTCACCCGAAGGAGACCCTCGAGTCCTACTGCCGCCTTGCGGGAATCCCCTTCCAGGACACGACCACGTGGCGGACCGGGAAGGTGATTCCCGAGTGGAAACAGTGGGAGGAATGGCACGCCGAGGCGCTGAAGAGCTCCGGCATATTCAAACCGCCGCCCGAACCGCGCTCCGTCGACCTGCCCGCTCATGTGGAGAAGATGATAGCGGACGCACTGCCACACTATGCGGAGATGAACCGTTATTCGATCACCGTCTGA
- a CDS encoding HEAT repeat domain-containing protein: MSMPEEDTSTERALQGLESSNSSVRLQAALAVGTGPDPRVVDKLVERCAVEPDFYVREILTWALTRHSPAVTVPKVVGELRAEGAQARSQALHTLSKIGDRRAWPAITRALLADADDEVARSAWRAAVALVPEGEEAELAGVLATQLGRGERETQLSLSRALIALGEVSAPMVRAATTDADPRVRQHAIATERLSRDPDAGFEFAVEEAKRIVALGAGGQGS, translated from the coding sequence ATGTCCATGCCGGAAGAGGACACGAGTACGGAGCGGGCTCTTCAGGGGCTGGAGAGCAGTAATTCGTCGGTGCGGTTGCAGGCGGCGTTGGCGGTCGGTACCGGTCCGGATCCGCGGGTCGTCGACAAGCTCGTCGAGCGGTGCGCGGTCGAGCCTGATTTCTATGTGCGTGAGATACTTACGTGGGCGCTCACCCGGCACTCGCCGGCGGTGACGGTTCCGAAGGTCGTCGGTGAACTTCGGGCGGAGGGGGCGCAGGCGCGGAGTCAGGCGTTGCACACGTTGTCCAAGATCGGGGATCGGCGGGCGTGGCCGGCGATCACGCGGGCGTTGCTGGCCGATGCCGATGACGAGGTGGCGCGGAGTGCCTGGCGGGCGGCGGTCGCCCTGGTGCCGGAAGGCGAAGAAGCCGAGTTGGCCGGGGTGTTGGCGACGCAGCTCGGGCGGGGCGAGCGGGAGACCCAGTTGAGCCTCAGCCGGGCGTTGATCGCGCTGGGTGAGGTGAGCGCGCCGATGGTGCGTGCGGCGACGACGGACGCCGACCCTCGCGTGCGTCAGCACGCGATCGCCACGGAACGGCTGTCGCGTGACCCGGATGCCGGGTTCGAGTTCGCGGTCGAGGAGGCGAAGCGCATCGTGGCCCTCGGCGCGGGCGGCCAGGGATCGTAG
- the egtD gene encoding L-histidine N(alpha)-methyltransferase, with amino-acid sequence MHVYLQDNDLHEALRRDVALGLTSEPKTLPPKWFYDERGSELFDEITRLDEYYPTRCEREILIERADNIARVTQARTLVELGAGSCEKTRLLLGALRLERYVPVDVSGDYLGEAAATIAAEHPEVAVHPVVADYERHLELLPRGPRKVVAFLGSTIGNMFPSERHRFLADVRKILDSGDFLLLGADLVKDQDRLVRAYDDALGVTAEFNRNVLRVINQRLDADFVPEAFAHVALWDPANEWIEMRLRSLAKQDVRIDRLGITVHFTDGEEVRTEISTKFRRTCLEEGLATAGFTLREFWTDPRSDFSLVLAQPN; translated from the coding sequence ATGCACGTCTATCTGCAGGACAATGATCTCCACGAGGCACTTCGCAGGGATGTCGCGCTCGGGCTGACCTCCGAGCCCAAGACCCTGCCGCCCAAATGGTTCTACGACGAGCGCGGCAGCGAGTTGTTCGACGAGATCACCCGGCTTGACGAGTACTACCCGACCCGGTGCGAGCGCGAGATCCTCATCGAGCGGGCCGACAACATCGCCCGGGTGACCCAGGCGCGGACGCTGGTCGAGCTCGGTGCGGGCTCCTGCGAGAAGACCCGGCTCCTGCTCGGCGCCCTGCGACTGGAGCGCTACGTTCCCGTGGACGTGAGCGGCGACTATCTGGGCGAGGCCGCGGCGACGATCGCCGCGGAGCACCCGGAGGTGGCCGTTCACCCGGTCGTCGCCGACTACGAACGTCACCTGGAGTTGTTACCCCGCGGCCCGCGCAAGGTCGTCGCGTTCCTCGGCAGCACGATCGGCAACATGTTCCCGTCCGAGCGGCACCGGTTCCTGGCCGACGTCAGGAAGATCCTGGACTCGGGTGACTTCCTGCTGCTCGGCGCCGACCTCGTCAAGGACCAGGACCGGCTCGTGCGTGCCTACGACGACGCGCTGGGCGTGACGGCCGAGTTCAACCGCAACGTGCTCCGGGTCATCAACCAGCGGCTCGACGCCGACTTCGTGCCCGAGGCGTTCGCGCACGTGGCTCTCTGGGACCCGGCCAACGAGTGGATCGAGATGCGTCTGCGCTCGCTGGCCAAGCAGGACGTGCGCATCGACCGCCTGGGCATCACGGTTCATTTCACCGACGGCGAGGAGGTTCGTACGGAGATCTCCACCAAGTTCCGCAGGACATGCCTGGAGGAGGGACTGGCCACGGCGGGCTTCACGCTCCGCGAGTTCTGGACCGACCCGCGCAGTGACTTCTCCCTCGTCCTGGCGCAGCCCAACTGA